A section of the Phaseolus vulgaris cultivar G19833 chromosome 8, P. vulgaris v2.0, whole genome shotgun sequence genome encodes:
- the LOC137825563 gene encoding protein CLT3, chloroplastic-like: MASLCRRLSAAGAAASVGQAQLRRPAGISGVRYSYCVRRPMRLVAAGAAVGGGAWLTFAAGGREEKAGPCSYAVEDRKVAADGGSEAVEGSGKKAAEVAAAAAMTVVLGVGNRVLYKLALVPLKQYPFFLAQLATFGYVIVYFGILCIRHHAGIVTDEMLDAPKAPFVVVGLLEALAAVTGMAAGAILSGASIPILSQTFLVWQILLSIIFLGRRYKVNQLLGCFLVSIGVVVTVASGAGAENSLKEGGMFWSLLMIISFFLQAAGTVLKETIFLDSTQKLKGGSMDLFVVNSYGSAFQALFICLLLPFLSKLWGIPFSQLPNYLKDGAACFLNVGTLSSGCDGAPLLPLVFIIVNIGFNVALLHLLKISSAVVSSLASTFSVPISIYVFTMPLPYLGVASSLPTGFMAGAIILILGLLIYAWTPSNGSSDASFSAST, from the exons ATGGCTTCATTATGCCGGCGGTTATCCGCCGCCGGCGCCGCCGCATCGGTCGGTCAGGCTCAGTTACGGCGCCCCGCCGGGATAAGCGGGGTGCGTTACAGTTACTGCGTCAGGAGGCCAATGCGGTTGGTGGCGGCGGGAGCCGCCGTGGGAGGCGGCGCGTGGTTGACATTTGCCGCCGGGGGGAGGGAGGAGAAGGCGGGGCCTTGCTCCTACGCGGTGGAGGATCGGAAGGTGGCGGCAGATGGAGGAAGTGAAGCGGTGGAGGGGAGTGGTAAGAAGGCGGCGGAAGTGGCGGCGGCGGCAGCGATGACGGTGGTTCTGGGTGTGGGAAACAGGGTTTTGTATAAGCTGGCTTTGGTTCCTTTGAAGCAGTACCCTTTCTTCCTTGCTCAACTTGCCACTTTCGG ATATGTAATAGTGTACTTTGGAATTTTGTGTATTCGACACCATGCGGGCATTGTTACTGATGAAATGTTAGATGCGCCAAAGGCTCCATTTGTTGTTGTTGGTCTATTGGAGGCTCTTGCTGCTGTCACTGGAATGGCTGCAGGAG CAATTCTATCTGGAGCATCAATTCCAATTTTGTCTCAG ACTTTTCTCGTGTGGCAAATACTCCTGTCAATTATTTTTCTCGGAAGAAGATATAAAGTCAACCAACTACTTGGATGTTTTCTTGTATCCATTGGTGTAGTTGTTACTGTAGCAAG TGGAGCTGGTGCTGAGAATTCATTGAAGGAAGGTGGAATGTTTTGGAGTCTTTTGatgataatttcattttttctacAAGCAGCTGGTACCGTGCTGAAG GAGACAATCTTTTTGGATTCAACCCAAAAACTGAAG GGAGGTTCTATGGACTTGTTTGTTGTCAATTCGTACGGATCTGCTTTCCAA GCACTATTCATATGCCTTCTTCTCCCCTTCTTGTCAAAATTATGGGGCATCCCCTTCAGTCAACTACCAAACTACCTTAAAGATGGTGCAGCCTGCTTCCTAAATGTTGGTACATTATCAAGTG GATGTGATGGTGCTCCTTTGCTGCCTCTGGTGTTTATTATTGTAAACATAGGTTTCAATGTTGCACTGCTTCATCTCCTCAAAATCTCTTCAGCTGTTGTATCTTCTCTTGCTTCCACATTTTCAG TTCCAATATCAATCTATGTGTTCACCATGCCATTGCCATACCTTGGTGTTGCCTCCTCTCTTCCAACAGGTTTTATGGCAGGGGCCATCATTCTCATTTTAGGCTTACTCATTTATGCATGGACCCCTTCAAATGGTTCCTCAGATGCTTCCTTCTCAGCTTCCACCTAG
- the LOC137825365 gene encoding uncharacterized protein, translating to MVFQKGVIEPLMDMVRSMLSKSTVPISLWMYALKTAMYLLNRVPSKAVQKTHFELWTGRKPSLRHLHVWGCQAEVRIYNPQEKKLDARTTSGCFIESENELGIDNDPVSFSDAINDNNSDKWLDAMKDELKSMTQNDETFSPVSKKESFRIIMALVAHYDLKLHQMDVKTAFLNGDLEEHVYVDQPASRQWYLKFNDTIVSFGFKENIIDRCIYLKVSGSKFIFLILYVDDILLATNDLGLFSETKKFLSNNFEMKDMGEIQILLVVWIHEKSTFGYVYLLAGEAISLKSAKQTVIDASTMEAEFVACFEATVQANWLRNFVSGLGIVDSMPSR from the exons atggtgtttcagaaaggcgtaatcgaacccctaatggatatggttaggagcATGTTAAGTAAGTCAACTGTTCCTAtttcattgtggatgtatgctctaaaaactgccatgtatctgttgaacagggttcctagtaaggcagttcaaaagacacattttgaattgtggacagGAAGGAAGCCTAGTTTGAGACACCTGCATGTTTGGGGATGTCAGGCAGAAGTCAGAATATACAATCCGcaagaaaagaaattggatgcaagaacaaCCAGTGGATgtttcattg agtcagaaaatgaattaggtattgataatgatccagtttcattttcagacgCCATCAATGATAATAATTctgataagtggttagatgccatgaaagatgagcttaaatcaatgacacaaaatgat gaaacattttcacctgtttctaagaaagaatcctttagaattatcatggcattagtagctcattatgatcttAAGTTGcatcaaatggatgtcaaaacTGCATTTCTGAATGGGGATTTAGAAGAGCATGTTTATGTGGACCAACCA gcttctaggcaatggtatcttaagttcaatGATACTATTGTGTCCTTTGGGTTTAAAGAAAACATCATTGATCGGTGTATATACCTGAAGGTCAGTGGGAGCAAGTTTATATTCTTGAttctgtatgttgatgatatcttgcttgcaactaatgatcttggtctattcagtgagactaagaagtttctctctaataactttgagatgaaagacatgggtgag attcagattttgttggttgtgtggatacacgaaaaatctacatttggttatgtgtatcttttagccggAGAAGCGATTTCATTGAAAAGTGCGAAGCAAACAGTCATTGATGCATCCACCATGGAGgctgaatttgtggcatgctttgaggccaCAGTTCAAGCTAATTGGTTGCGAAATTTTGTTTCAggacttggaattgttgacagTATGCCAAGTCGCTGA
- the LOC137825566 gene encoding rhodanese-like/PpiC domain-containing protein 12, chloroplastic — translation MLRAICGVRVGVATPKHCLLPSIISSSLNIHTLTRTTFSRTFRFHPPSIPLPPFLSLLPPKAAASYGTGSSGAEGGRPRELLVQHLLVKEDDQKLLLDLQQKISSGEDLSDLAVEHSVCPSKEEGGMLGWVKKGQMVPEFEEAAFSAPLHKVVRCKTKFGWHLLQVLSEREESILQDIQPLELHGKIQDPSFLEEAQLIDVREPEEVAKASLPGFTVLPLQQFGSWGPEITTKFDSQKDIYVMCHHGMRSLQVAKWLLSQGFRKVYNLSGGIHAYAVQVDPSVPTY, via the exons ATGTTGAGAGCAATTTGTGGGGTGAGAGTGGGAGTGGCAACTCCAAAACATTGCCTTCTTCCCTCAATAATCTCATCATCCCTCAACATTCATACCCTCACACGTACCACTTTTTCCAGAACCTTCCGTTTCCACCCACCTTCAATTCCTCTTCCTCCCTTTCTGTCCCTCTTGCCTCCCAAAGCAGCAG cTTCTTATGGCACTGGGAGTAGTGGTGCTGAAGGTGGTAGGCCAAGGGAACTATTGGTGCAACATTTGTTGGTCAAAGAAGATGACCAgaagcttctgttggatcttcAGCAAAAAATCTCTTCAG GGGAAGATTTGAGTGATCTTGCTGTGGAACATTCAGTTTGCCCATCCAAAGAAGAAGGAGGAATGCTTGGATGGGTAAAAAAGGGTCAAATG GTTCCTGAATTTGAGGAAGCTGCGTTCAGTGCACCTTTACACAAAGTTGTAAGGTGTAAAACCAAATTTGGATGGCACCTGCTGCAGGTTTTATCTGAAAG GGAAGAATCAATTCTTCAAGACATTCAACCTCTTGAGCTGCATGGGAAAATTCAAGATCCCAGTTTTTTGGAGGAGGCACAGTTAATTGATGTTCGAGAGCCTGAAGAAGT GGCCAAAGCATCTTTGCCAGGATTTACTGTTCTTCCCCTCCAACAATTTGGAAGCTGGGGGCCTGAAATAACTACAAAATTTGACTCTCAAAAGGATATATACGTTATG TGTCATCATGGCATGCGGTCATTACAGGTTGCCAAGTGGTTGCTGTCACag